One segment of Triticum aestivum cultivar Chinese Spring chromosome 2A, IWGSC CS RefSeq v2.1, whole genome shotgun sequence DNA contains the following:
- the LOC123185172 gene encoding cysteine-rich receptor-like protein kinase 6, whose translation MYMPNSTYKSNLVSLAELLFAKATEEHSATGTAGIRPDKVYGAVLCRGDSDGSDCRKRLTRALDEAINSKAGNSYSLQSNNVTYYDDQYQAQISFSDQDFLSNFSNMPGCTVNTNLNSVTATGVAKRYEDLVNKLIHALADAVVSRAEKYAVRKVRSEETGQTVYGLAQCIRDMPYESCAPCLDRIISDMQSKIIAGQIGAAFLGVWCTLRYETDTQFFTDTKMLSLNALPRSKTHFFRWNNAVLVGVGGFLLVISISCLVFHIWVKTQRPREQTIFKLGRLYLSIQIAINLWRMGGANTEFSVYDFSKIKEATNNFSIGNKLGQGGFGPVYKGRLRNGHKIAVMRLQTSSLQGLLEFQNEIQLIAKVQHKNLVKLLGCCTQGDREKMLVYEYMENKSLDNFIFDIIKGRRLN comes from the exons ATGTACATGCCAAACAGCACCTACAAATCCAACCTTGTATCCCTCGCTGAACTACTGTTTGCCAAAGCCACAGAGGAGCACTCAGCTACTGGCACGGCTGGCATACGACCAGACAAGGTCTATGGTGCAGTGCTTTGTCGGGGTGATTCTGACGGCTCCGACTGTCGGAAGCGCCTAACCAGGGCCCTTGATGAAGCAATCAACAGCAAAGCTGGCAACTCTTACTCCCTCCAGAGTAACAACGTGACCTACTACGACGACCAATACCAGGCACAGATAAGCTTCTCTGACCAGGACTTCCTTTCCAACTTCAGCAACATGCCCGGGTGCACCGTGAATACTAACCTGAACTCCGTGACGGCCACTGGAGTAGCCAAGCGTTATGAAGACCTTGTCAACAAGCTGATACATGCGCTTGCTGATGCTGTGGTGAGCCGAGCAGAAAAATATGCAGTCAGGAAAGTGAGGTCTGAGGAGACAGGACAGACGGTGTATGGGCTGGCGCAGTGCATACGGGATATGCCATATGAGAGTTGTGCGCCATGCCTGGATCGCATAATCTCTGACATGCAGAGTAAGATCATTGCTGGCCAGATAGGGGCAGCATTTCTTGGGGTGTGGTGCACATTGCGTTATGAGACGGACACACAGTTCTTTACTGATACCAAGATGCTGT ccctcaaTGCGCTCCCAAGAA GTAAAACACACTTTTTTCGATGGAACAATGCAGTCTTGGTTGGCGTTGGAGGTTTCCTGCTAGTAATATCAATTTCTTGCTTGGTTTTTCATATATGGGTCAAAACACAACGACCAAGAG AACAAACAATATTTAAACTAGGACGGCTGTATTTGTCAATACAAATTGCAATAAATCTTTGGAGGATGGGAGGAGCCAACACAGAATTTTCAGTTTATGATTTCTCCAAGATAAAAGAAGCTACAAATAACTTCTCGATTGGTAACAAACTGGGACAAGGTGGCTTTGGTCCTGTATATAAG GGCCGATTAAGAAATGGACACAAAATAGCAGTCATGAGACTGCAAACATCTTCTTTGCAAGGTTTACTGGAATTCCAAAACGAAATTCAACTCATAGCAAAGGTTCAACACAAAAATCTCGTGAAACTGCTGGGATGTTGCACTCAAGGAGATCGAGAAAAAATGCTAGTATATGAATATATGGAAAACAAAAGCCTAGACAACTTCATCTTTG ATATCATTAAAGGAAGGCGATTAAACTAG